The window ATTTGGTTTGAGTTTTTGGATTTCTGAGGCAGATCTCTTCTGGAATGAGCTCTTTGTAACTTCTTGTGTAAAAGATGTTGTTCCTGTTTTGACAAAACCATACTAAGTACAGTGACACTATGCTGCTAGTGTTATTAGTAGTAGTAAACCAGtaatactgttttgtttttctttctctcccttcttccctacCTCCAGGTTCCAGGACTTAGCAGAAGGTAAGGACTGAGCAGCATGCAGACACAGTAGTTTCTTTCCATAAAAGGATATATAATGTTCCCATACAATGtgtattgaaaatattttttcttctttttttaatgtgtatttcAAGAATactggtttgggggttttgtggggtttttttaaatcgcACTAAGACACATTACACATTTTTGGTGAGATGGCCAAATCCCTTTCATGATTTGAATGATTCTATACTTTGTCCTTAAATGAAAGAtgattatttttgcttaaaCAAATAGGAATCACTCGTATGATTTTCTTTCACGTTGAGTGAGGAACAAGGAGttgattttccttttgtagGAATTACGCTGTATATGAACAGCATAATTGTTCACGGAAATAGAACTATTAGTTTTCAGATAACTTATCCTTCCTCCTCAACAGGAATCTTCCCCCAAGATTTTCCCGAAGATGTTTCTACAGATGAAGACGATGATGAATTCAGCAGGGGAAAGCgaaagaaaaaagctgtcaAACCTTGGGAGAAAAACAAGTTGGAAAAGGTAAAAGGTAAGGCAAGATCAACCTTTGGAAGAGAGACAATCTGCAGTCACTTGTGTAATTTGGCAAAGTATCAGATACAAGCTGTTCTGAAGAAGGCAAACTTGTTGTTCAGGGTGTGCTGATTTGTATCATGTTGTGATGAAGGTTAAATGTGAGATTAAGGTCTCTTTGAAAGTGGTGGGAATTTTATTACCAATTTTGAGGCAAGCATCACCTCAAAAATTTCAATCAATAGCAGAACTGGAAGCAGTTGTTTGCATTGCTCCATTGAGCAATTTCCATTTActgtagaaaaacagaaacacgTCAGTGTCCTTAAAATAGGATGACTGTTAGAATATAGGAATTTGGGGGTGTTTCTGGAAAGGTGAAGAGAGTTGCTGAGAACCATGTGCAAGTATCTCTAGCCTAATCATGGCTGATACTGATGTGGCACAAGCCGAATCATACCCAAAAATATCATACCCAAAAATATCTCACCAAACTACTGAACCCCTGAGTTGCCCCTTGATGGGCTTAACAGGTAGGCAATAACTTTTTCTAGCAATATTGCTATACAAAATAGGGTTACCACAGGGAATGGCTTAAATGTTAGCTGTGACAAGGCAAGAtcagcaaaatattaattaggCCGGGCATCAGAAGAATGCAGTGTCCTGACCAGCTGTAACAGTAAAACTGTTGTGCTGGCTGATAGTAGGAAAATGGTatgtctattttaaaagaagagaaaaataatagaattcAGTTGCTGTAAGTACCTTCGTGTTTCACATCTGTGTTATATGGCATTCTTTTTGGGGTGGATTCAGAGGATGAACAAGAGATGTCAAGTGCGAAGGAGGCATCAGTTCCccagaagaagaggaaaaaaaggaagaagagggacaGCCCAAGTGCTGATTCTGGATCAGCTGATGGAAATTGTGAGGAGGGAATAGCTGAAACATCTGGATCTAATGGTTTTAGCCAGGGAAAGGTGCCAGAAAATaacaaggaaaggaagaaaaagaaattgctacTAAATGAGGCAGATGAGACCACAAACATAGCAACTGACACCAGAGAAAATCACAGTATCTCTGCACAGAACAGTCCGGCTGATGCAGAACAGAGTAAAAAGagtcagctgaagaaaatgaatcCAAAAGTGCAAAATGTTCCTGTAAAACCAGCATGTCAGAATGGACCAGCTAATGCCAGTGAGGCAGAGGATGTCAGCCCATCTGTCACACCACTAACTCCTAAGgttgtgaaaaagaaacagaaagcaggGGCTGTCTTGGTGAATGGGGATACCCTTTTGCAGCAAACTGACGTGAAATCCAACAAGGAGGGCTTGCTGGGGACCCTGTCAGGAGATGCAGACTCTGAATCTGCACCCTCCAGAAAGGTCAAATTGAAGACAAAGCAAGTTGGTTTGGAAGGGATGAAAGTCTCCAGCCAGAAAGCAGCAaccttgaaaaagaagagaaaagtaaaagagGTGCTGAACTCTGTTGAAGCCAATGGAATTCTGGAGACTGCATGCAAGAAGAGCAGGAAGGGGGTATGTAGATCTcattcttttctctgccttcttcatgaactgccaggctttttttcaaatttggcTTTAGCTTTCTTAGCATGGGACTTCATGGGCAGGCTGCAGTGCTGATGTCATCATGCATTGTCACCAAAAAGAACTCAGTTCCCCAGAAATCCACACCCACTCCATGGTCTTACGCCCTCCTGTACAACGACATTAAAGCCTGTGccagctgctcagctgaaaGAACTCATCTAGCTGAAACTTAGGTTGTTAGGCTATggggttgtctttttttatcctttttttctccttttttttttctccttattttcagTCCCTGGGTTAATTATTCTTTTGCACTGGGTCTCTGGTTGAGCTTACAGCATGTTCACAAAGATCATATTTTGGCAAAAGGATGAGAATGGGAAGATGCAACATGCCTTTTTCAGTAGCAGCAGTAGCACACACTTAGATTAGTATCAGCTCCCTGTGAAATTGCCCACAGCAATTCCAATAGTGGCTTCTTTTGCTAGCTCACTTCTCCATATTAAACTGTTAGTGCTGTACGGGGAAAGTATTTGGGGAAAGAGCGAGCAGAGAATATGACACTGTGACCTTCAATGTCATCAATGACTGTATGACCATATTTATGAATGGTCATTTATGAATAAAGACGACACTGTGGTTTTTTGCTAGGAAGGTCTGATTGTAGTCTTCTTCAAAAATTTGCAGCTTGAGAACAAGCTAGGAACATGTTTTGATTCTTGATTTCAAAGACAACACACACCCCCAAAGAATTAGCTTCAAATAtcaagagggaggaggagggggagaaggggaaaaaacagacaacTTCCACATTATATCACAGTTGTCTCCAGAATTCAGGAAGCTAAAAGACTGTtgctttttcactttatttaaaGTAGAAGTGATTTTCAAATTGAAAGAGGCCATATCCCCTGGATGTTTTCCACAGCATGGCTGTGAACTGCTTTTTGAATTTCACATCTGTAGGTTGATATGAAGCATAGCTGAACTTCCCCTCATAGCAGTCCGCAGATACCTAGGGCCCACAGACAACAGGTTGGGAAGCTCTGGAGTGGTGCACTTCATTAGTGCCGCTGCCAGGACAGGTCCTAAGAATTGCCTTGTGCTGGAGAGAAGGATTGCTTTTAATGGCAACTCTCAGTATGAATTTGAGGCAGCAAACTAGTAGTAATACACAATAGCTGGATTTCTGAGAGTATAGACAGACTTCATACTccacctttttttctgcaaagtctccatcttAGCCTAAAACTGAGTTTGTTCATTAGTTGCCTGTCTTATCCGTCCAGAGGTACCACAGAAGAGATTTTGCTTAGgggcaagaaaataaaaatcagcagttGTGTGCAGGAGAGCTGGGTCGATTGTAAGGCAACCTCATGCACACgaagaaaacatctttctttgCACTCTGACGGGCCAGGGAAATGTATTACAAgttcttccttctttgctttgcaATGACCTTCCTGTTTCAGCACAGAGCCTACCTGAACTTCTATTTTCAGTCACGCTAGCTGCAAAACTAACTCCTGAGAGTTAACCATGATGATTAGCTTATGCAAGTACCAACTGGCTCTCTCTCAGCTGTGGCAATATTTACAGAAGCTGCGTGTGGTAAGCTCTGAGCACTGCTCACTGTACTACGTATAGTTAACTACAGTACTTTTGTACTGagagcattttttcctttccctcctttataggaaagcagtgctgctctgtcaccattaaagaaaaagaaagcaaaaccaggaagtgattttgtaaaatttgaaaaatcaacTTTACCAAAGCCAGTGTTCTTCAGGAAGGCCAGAAGCACCATCTCTTCGCCCAGGGCATCCATGCAGGTAATGTGATCTCACAGATGGCAGCTGAGTCCAGGCACAGGTCTCTTCCCAAGCTACCTGCCCAAGCAAGGGCGTGACCTCACTCATGCTCTTTTCCACTCTCTGTTAGTCTCCTAGCACAGGCAGATTAAACTGGAAATGCTGTTGCATTTTCTTGTAAACAGTCTCACACATGGCTCTAgagtttcagaaaatgaattGCAGGCatctttaaaatttcttcttccttcccccctgcTTCCAAAAATACCTTCTTGTTGAAAGGACACCATTCTGAACCTGCTCATTtcacaagaaagcaaaagcataaaCTGACTTTCAGTCTTGCTAAGGGACTTTGAGCCttcatttcttcccatttgTGGAGGCTGGCAACAGTAGAGGGTTTCAAAAGACTGCCCTTTTTTCTAAACCTTTTTAACATGTGATATCTTTTCAAGCCCTCTTTGCACTTTGAGGCCTGAGTGCAGTGGGGCCAGTGTATTTAATACACAAATATCTTCTTGTTTATTGTTGAATTACATAATGACATTAAGGAGAGTATGTGATTTCTCTACAAATGGAATGTTTGCTTTTGGCTAGAAAAGCAGGGCTGTCTTAGCAGCGGTCAGTGCTAGAGGATTGGGGGAGTTctaaatgaaatgaagaaagtaGTCTGCTTTGCATCAGTTTTGATGGGATGCAGGTAAAAGAACTCATAGCATTGCCTCagaaatcttattttatttcatgtctttATCTTGCTTTATAGCTGAACAAGTTGCAGTCGTCCAGCTCCAAAAAAGTCACATTTGGCTTGAATAAAAACATGACTGCTGGTGAGTCTAATACATCTGTGTGTCTCCACAGTTTCTCTTGCAGCCGAGGAAGGGGGAAGCTTATGTACACTTATACTCTTCACCTCTAGAACAGGATGATTCTGATCCTTTCTGGCCTCAATATTTGCATATAGCTTATAAACCATCTGCAAGTTTCTGTCTGGAGGAGATGGTAAAGTTTAGGACGTTGGGCCCAACAGCTAGACTTGTGTGATTCCAGCGTGCTGCGTTACTGACTTGCAGATTGAGCCTTATGGATAGACAGGAGTGCGGCAGAGCGACGGGCTCTCCTTCCTGAGCCGCCTGTTCTGCAGGGCACCTCTTAGGGAAACACGTGCATTTTGGTCTTCATTGATCACTTCTGCTTTGCAGGACAAAGGCGCTGATATGCTGATGAGCTCAGGCTGTAGAATAGCAAAGTTTCGGTTTTATCTTGGCTGCCTGTGGTTTATTAATGGTAATGAGTAGATAAATGTCAGTTCCCTTCTGGATCCCACCTGTAAGCAGACAGTGTTTTCCCTGATAAATAAACGTCCTGCTCCGTAGCATAAAAGTTTATTCCATGTATTCATTTAGCTATGGTTTTTTAACTCTCTGAGGTGTGCTATAGGCCAAGTCCAGATGGAGAATACTGGGGTTAGAGATATGTCTTTGTGTTAATATAACACAGCtgcacaaagagaagaaaaatgcctACCTGCCGGCAGAGGGAATAACCAAGAGTCTCTAGAACAGTGCTGTTTAACAGTCAGAGTAGAAAGACTTATTACCCATCGTCATCTTTTAAACTGAAGTGTGGTGGTGTGCAGAATAGCTGGGACACTTGTTTCTGAGGAGTCGGCCCAGGGCCTCCAGTGGTCTGTGAAACCATGGGGATGgttcacagcctctctggatTGCTACAGACCCTGTTGCCACAGGGACTCTGCTGGGAGGTGTGCTTGACCactgtctctcctttttttttttttttttttttttttttttttttttgcaaagtctTAGGCTTCTGATCCTTAGTGAGGGACTTAAGCATCTAAGGCAGATTTCCAGGATTGGACAATTCCACAATCAATTGAGGGGtccaattatttcttttgtatttcttttaacttctttgctctttttttcaacagaatttaaaaagactGACAAAAGTATATTAGTGAGCCCAGAAGGACCTTCCCGTGTGGCTTTCAATCCTGAACAGAAACCCCGTCATGGGGTGCTGAAGTCACCCACAGGTACCCCAGCAGGAGAgcctcaaatgaagaaaacatttactgTATCAGCTAAGAAGAGACCAACTGCTATGAACTTCTTTTAAACCAACAGATGTGGCCTACTTTTGTACAGGACATTTTGCTAACCTAGAATGTTCTCTGGAGGTATTTtgaacttctttatttttttaagttaatacGAATTGTATATACAAAATTCTGATTGTGACCCGGGTCATCGCTATTTTCACACCACTTCAGCTGTATCttgaaatacttgttttgtctatttgcagaaaagaaacaaaatccagtCTCTGCTCAGGTTTGGTCTACAAAGAGTATGGTCTCTGCCCATGTCATTCCTGAGAGACTTGCTCATTTAATTAAGGAATGTTCAGGGTTTGATTGttctggtgattttttttttttgagccagTTTAAGAAAACATGCACTTCGtgctattaaattgtctttcttTGGACAGggcttgaaatggaaaaaagacaaTGTAGATTTTAAACCTACTAGTtgttcatgtattttaaaattttacccCATCATTTTTCTTGTGTCCTTGGCATCCTGTTAATTCTTCTTCTGGAAATAACAATTACCTCATGTCTCTGTTTAACAACAGCTGGACTTGCGTAGCTTTACAGATAGTAAGCGAGCTTTCCCTGGGACAAGAAATGCCTAGCTGCTCAAGTGGTCACTGTTGCAAATAAACCTTCATGGCTGGTTGTCTGCTGAGTTGGGAACAGTCACCACATTATTTTCAGCAACACAAGTGCCAAAGCTGGCTTACATTTGTCATATTGTAAGCTGGCTTCTTCTGTTTACTGCAGCTGAAATAATGCTCTTGCACAGGAGAAATCCCCTCACTGCTGTCTTTCCTGAAGGTCTGACAAGACTCCTAGTTTTCTAAATCCCCTCACTGCTGTCTTTCCTGAAGGTCTGACAAGACTCCTAGTTTTCTACTTTAGCAGGTGACGTCGCCACATTTTACCAGAACTCAGATCTCATTCAGTGAATGAACCTCTGATTGTCCTGAAGAGCTAGATCGGTGTACTGCATCTTTGGTTAGGACACACGTCTCTCTCCAAAAGCTTTTGTGCCTCTCAATACAGGGTGAAACTTTACAGCCCAGACAGCTTGGTTTTCGTTTTGATGTAGAACCAGAAGaattttctgcagcatttccttgtgttttgctttggatattttattactactgtgcatgttttgtttttcctttgcgtCTTTGGTAAAGAATTAGGTGTACTTCTGTGAGAGACCATTAATGTATTCTGAGGAGGAActgtgaggaaggagagagcaaatgaaatgaaaaactttttttgatACGGTTGGAAGATTTGAAATCTTTGTTTGCAAGTTTTGCGTATGTGAATGAGGCAAAGGCTTTGCAGCAGATCTTTCTGTTAGAGCTCAGCTTCAAAGCACAACCTGATGCCAGAGCAAAGCTACTCATGAAGCTTCCCACCAGTTACTTCTCTGGTCCTATAAGATAGAGGGTAGGCCTGCTTCATTACCTTGTCTTACAGTAAACAGTTAGCTACTCCAGCCAGCAAAATTAAACTTTGTGACATAATATATTTGCATACTTCAATAGTACTTTTTACCAGTCTGATGCTGACTGTCCTCTGCTAGTTGACTCCTCGTAAGCAACTGAATTGAAACAGCTCTTCTGTAGCACCTATataatttcttcaaaatacttgTATACTTGCAGATTGTTGGTTGGTCTCAGTGGCTCAATTCTAATCCATGCCAGTTCTTGCACTGTTTGTGACAGTCTGCAAGTTGTTTGTGGTACCGCCAGAAAGTCATTTTGGTCTTGTCTTATCTTGTTTAAAGTCCAGGActgaattttgtttggttttggtttagtttgtaTTGGTTTGACTGACCAGTAAAGAACTCTGGAGAATACATctgataaaattaataatacttGCTGTTTGAGCAATTATTGttcatttatgttttaaaaaaaactcacTGTATATTAGCATAATGAATTTTTTGGACAAGACAATGGTAAGTAGGATTTAACAAAGACTGTTCAATATGTTGTACTGTTTATCTTGTACTGTGGGTGAGAAGTCTCTTGTGGAATATGCATAAATGCATTTGTATGCGCATGGTTGTTAATGCGTTAGGTTGAAGATGCCACGTTCCTCCAAGGATATAGATGCAAACAATCGGTAGGTGGATCTGGTGTGCACAGAAAAATCCAGGATCAGGATGcattggggtttgggtttgtttgggtttgttttgaatACATATAACTTATtatggaaatgtatttaaatggtTGTCTGGATCTTTTTCTATTGGTTGTGAATCCATTGAACCTGTTACTTGTCCAAATATTTTGTTGCCCGCAGTGCTAAATGGAGAGGGCAGAAATCGCAGTCAGGTTTTTATCTAAAATTTTAGTGATGTGATTGCTTGTTGGGGTTCACGCATAATCCATCCATGCCACGAAACTGGTGgaatgttttctaaatataCGTATGTAGCGTGTATTGTCTTCAGTGGTGTCTGGAATTTCATTCAGGACAACtttacaaacaaaacccaagtgCTGTCAATGCAGTTTAATCAGTATTGTTGGGTTAAATTGAATACATTACCCAAAATATTTGGATAGTGAGAATTCCAATAAACActggagacaaaaaaaagaaagagaaataaatgcaacGTCTGGGATATCCACTGCACGGACACGATGGTACTGTAAGGAGAGATGTATTgataggaaaagagaaaaggagaactGACCTGACCTGTTTGATGTCACTTCATAGGTTTTTTCATAGTGTTATTCCAACTCTACAGCTGCCAGTCATGCTCTGAGTCTAAGTTAATGTGGCATACCTTGTAAAGGATAGTATTTTGTAATGATTATCTCTACATTTTTGTTATGAATCTGATCTGATTTGTACTTCTAAAGATCTAATAGTTTATGATTCTTTATAGCTTCAAGAGAACTCAAAAGCACAAAATTAATTCAACAAGGCAAAAAgttgaaattatatttaaattattggGTATGCAAGATCTTTTATAGTCTATCAAAGCTATGTGACTTGGAAAGCATCAAATGCcctttttgtcatttatttcctgtgcttagacttaaaaaaaaaaaaaaggcagaaaaaaattccatgtgTCATTTTATGTACTTCTGCAACAACGTTGTTAATACAAATACAGTGTCTAAGCATTACATCATTTAGTCTAGTCCAATAAAGCTCTTTTTTTGTGGACATTGTTTTGGGTAAATCTGTAAATTTGGGGAGTGGGAGGATAGCATCCGGGTGGCCACTTGAAAATGCGAAGGAAGTTgttgcatgcatgcatgcatgcatgtgctctctctctctttatattctatttttattgtaCAAATAACCAGAATTGATGAAGACTCAGACGCGTGTCAGAACCGAGTAGGGCAGTGAAAGGATACACCTCTTCATACACCTTGAACTTCCAACCTTTGTAATTGGGCCATAGAGTACATACCAGCAGCTGAAAGATCGCTCAAGAGAAACAAGTAGATCACACGCTGTCATTCCTTGACAATTACAATTGGTAATTGTGATAATGTGGCAAGGTGCATACTTCAAAGGAATAACTGCAGATGCCAGAGTAGGTGAGAGATGGAGACTCTGAAAGCTGTTTGCTTATTTGTTAGCAGCAGCACGCCTCATGGAGTTACATACATACAGGAATTCCACACAGAGTACTGCCTCTCAGTCTCGGGTCCTGACAGTTCCTGCCACTGCGCAGgatcaataaaaaaaattaaacatgttttcttGACAGGCAcagaattttcagaaatgcaaaaaaaaaccccaaaacccacttTATTCAGTCAAAGAAAAGTGCCCTGTCCACAGCAGTGGCAGtagtaaaattaaaacaaatccttAGGTAAAATCAGAGCAAAGTCCTGTAGAAGTGACATTCTTGttatatgtttaaaataattcacaCATCTAAGTTTCTAGATGGTAGTATTGTGTTGAAGATCATAGTGATAGCATACTAAATTAAAGTAAACTAAGTGCTACATGTGCTTTTATTATACATGGTGTCAAGTCCCCATTTGTGGTTTAGCCACGGGGCCCAGATATGACTTTCTGCCGTACCTTATGCTGCCTTCATGCTGTGTAGGATCTTTATCCACTCTGGTGGAGTGCTGTACAGCAAAACTTGTAGTGCCTGAACACACTCCAAGGCATCATTGTAAGATTCTGTGCCCCTCATGGTTCTTCATGGGATCCACGCAAGCAGGTTG of the Grus americana isolate bGruAme1 chromosome 1, bGruAme1.mat, whole genome shotgun sequence genome contains:
- the RRP1B gene encoding ribosomal RNA processing protein 1 homolog B — its product is MGLRCHPRRATTSHLGCRRAGTAPLHRGARPLMTAKGGDGVVGDAIGRRLALRGADGTGPDGTGRGQAMAPAAVQPPEIQFAQRLAANEKRIRDRAVKKLRGYISVRTQRPAGGFSQEELLKIWKGLFYCMWMQDKPLLQEELADNISQLIHVIQNTEARHLFIQTFWQTMNREWNGIDNLRLDKYYMLMRMILRQSFEVLKRNEWDESLIELFLQLLMKEVMDPDSNAPTGIKLHFIDIYLDELAKVGAKELTADQNLKFIEPFCKIAAKSKDRCVLHAVATGVFEIIVDQSPYAIEDLMKELGSNSDEEDASEEEKQENEDVLKTKADRDMSRKSAQSSEKTEDVYENADDGIGTVLQFDYKAVADKLFELASKKNTPSLNRKRLYKLVKKFQDLAEGIFPQDFPEDVSTDEDDDEFSRGKRKKKAVKPWEKNKLEKVKEDEQEMSSAKEASVPQKKRKKRKKRDSPSADSGSADGNCEEGIAETSGSNGFSQGKVPENNKERKKKKLLLNEADETTNIATDTRENHSISAQNSPADAEQSKKSQLKKMNPKVQNVPVKPACQNGPANASEAEDVSPSVTPLTPKVVKKKQKAGAVLVNGDTLLQQTDVKSNKEGLLGTLSGDADSESAPSRKVKLKTKQVGLEGMKVSSQKAATLKKKRKVKEVLNSVEANGILETACKKSRKGESSAALSPLKKKKAKPGSDFVKFEKSTLPKPVFFRKARSTISSPRASMQLNKLQSSSSKKVTFGLNKNMTAEFKKTDKSILVSPEGPSRVAFNPEQKPRHGVLKSPTGTPAGEPQMKKTFTVSAKKRPTAMNFF